In Streptomyces sp. NBC_00433, a single genomic region encodes these proteins:
- a CDS encoding ABC transporter permease — protein MVAAVPPPSARQLSSPRRPDVRRRLRRLLPAAVRRSTQQGSALAAVTVSVLLCATALATLVTLAGSSVGSGQIRRLAADPDAQISVNASFDPGGMAAADRDVRAAAARVFAGVPQRTYVGLLGTAPVAVKRVDGGTKVPDGPGGSGLHPVAVQDGQSFGRLVAGHWPADAADAPAGAFTALPTVRVGTGSGAPVDAAVPEPLARRLGLKPGSSVLVQDDFSRRMTLRISGVFQPAGAVGFWPAMAGNLSENETAGQKLLVVPAAALNGSAVLNGHLTAHWSVQPDFSRLDAADLAGLRDRVHAFSGSHSALSVFGGKTPPLDDLNISSGLPGAIDQLAVPALAARSELYLPSVMLAVLALATLVLAGRQTTVRRRGELALQQARGSGTLRLLRGAGAEWALTGIPAAIAAPYAAGLLHPGSRGPGAWAAVGLTLLVHAGAVMLPALPQVRVPAARGARAAVAQRLGADLALLAVAVLGYLELRRHHSLIGAAGASAGGDLSVDPVLVLVPALASGAAALLLLRLLPLTSRLLDAFGRRSRTLIGALAGWQLSRRSARNAGPVVLMCLAVSASAFATTALACLGGLTTAQAAYTVGPDVRVAPAAQDSYPSAILDGAYRALPAVTGVTPVTRTTANLPGGATEELVGTIAGPAPRTRSPISYGITLTGRPTALLLDETLRSDGDTSAPVMALTLQDPTGLQSTVSAALPAADGTRHVLAVPLGIPLSGGHPRTYPLTVTAMSVLPKPGVHPARLDLRLNRIGSRGATDSWSAALPAGQAWTDGTPHAADAKSAACGKNGPDSYAFIGAPGVCAILPGGTGLLRADVSTGFQDPQAAGGGSGQDDGLGEMKTAPGGQVRFVASPVGGPAPLPVTADATALRDGHLVVGGTTTLDVGLGAPVTARIIAEPGSLRGLGRGQGHLIADQRQLTTALTLAGGLQQDPAFWWIDSADSARTAAAIEAEPALGQVTTTASAAAALRSDPFRHGLRRVLELVRLLAPCFAVVAFTVHAVVTTRQRRKEFALLRAIGIRSQGLSLLLSAEQLGLALFAVIPGALMGMALASTVLPLVTLDDTGQAPYPPLPVVLPWGTVALVTVLTALAISAVVLALARLLARVDLVRVLRAGEDR, from the coding sequence GTGGTCGCGGCGGTCCCGCCTCCTTCGGCACGGCAGCTCTCGTCACCGCGGCGCCCGGACGTCCGACGCCGGCTTCGGCGACTCCTTCCGGCCGCCGTCCGGCGGTCCACCCAGCAGGGATCGGCCCTGGCAGCCGTCACCGTCTCGGTCCTGCTGTGCGCGACGGCGCTTGCCACCCTCGTGACGCTGGCGGGCAGTTCGGTCGGATCCGGGCAGATACGCAGGCTCGCCGCCGACCCCGACGCCCAGATATCCGTCAACGCCTCCTTCGACCCCGGGGGGATGGCCGCCGCCGACCGCGACGTCAGGGCCGCCGCCGCGAGGGTCTTCGCCGGAGTGCCGCAGCGGACCTACGTGGGGCTGCTGGGCACCGCGCCCGTCGCGGTGAAGCGGGTCGACGGGGGCACGAAGGTGCCCGACGGTCCCGGCGGCAGCGGACTCCACCCCGTAGCGGTGCAGGACGGGCAGTCCTTCGGGCGGCTGGTCGCCGGGCACTGGCCCGCGGACGCGGCGGACGCCCCGGCCGGAGCCTTCACCGCGCTGCCCACCGTGCGGGTCGGCACCGGGTCCGGCGCCCCGGTCGACGCCGCCGTGCCCGAGCCGCTGGCCCGGCGCCTCGGGCTCAAGCCAGGTTCCAGCGTCCTGGTGCAGGACGACTTCAGCCGCAGGATGACGCTGCGGATATCCGGCGTCTTCCAGCCGGCCGGTGCGGTCGGGTTCTGGCCCGCCATGGCCGGGAACCTGTCGGAGAACGAGACCGCCGGCCAGAAACTGCTGGTCGTTCCGGCGGCGGCGCTGAACGGCAGTGCCGTGCTGAACGGGCATCTCACGGCCCACTGGAGTGTGCAGCCCGACTTCTCCCGGCTCGACGCCGCAGACCTCGCCGGGCTGCGCGACCGGGTCCACGCCTTCTCCGGCAGCCACAGCGCACTGTCGGTCTTCGGCGGGAAGACGCCGCCGCTCGACGACCTGAACATCTCCTCCGGCCTGCCCGGAGCGATCGACCAGCTTGCCGTACCGGCCCTGGCGGCACGGTCCGAGCTGTATCTGCCGAGCGTGATGCTGGCGGTTCTCGCCCTGGCCACGCTGGTGCTCGCCGGCCGCCAGACGACCGTACGCAGGCGCGGCGAACTGGCCCTCCAGCAGGCCAGGGGCTCGGGCACACTGCGGCTGTTGCGCGGCGCGGGAGCCGAATGGGCCCTCACCGGCATCCCGGCGGCGATCGCGGCACCGTACGCGGCCGGTCTGCTGCATCCCGGCAGCCGGGGTCCCGGCGCCTGGGCGGCCGTGGGGCTGACCCTGCTGGTGCACGCCGGGGCGGTGATGCTGCCCGCGCTGCCGCAGGTGCGGGTGCCCGCGGCCCGCGGCGCGCGGGCCGCCGTCGCGCAGCGGCTGGGCGCCGACCTGGCGCTGCTGGCCGTCGCGGTGCTCGGGTATCTGGAACTGCGGCGGCACCACTCGCTGATCGGCGCCGCGGGCGCGTCGGCAGGCGGCGACCTGTCCGTCGACCCGGTGCTGGTGCTCGTGCCCGCCCTGGCGAGCGGGGCCGCGGCGCTCCTGCTGCTACGGCTGCTGCCGCTGACGTCCCGGCTGCTCGACGCCTTCGGCCGCCGCAGCCGGACACTGATCGGCGCGCTCGCCGGGTGGCAGCTGAGCCGGCGGTCCGCCCGCAACGCGGGACCGGTCGTGCTGATGTGCCTGGCCGTGTCGGCGAGCGCCTTCGCCACCACCGCGCTGGCCTGCCTGGGCGGCCTGACCACCGCGCAGGCCGCCTACACGGTCGGCCCGGACGTCAGGGTCGCCCCGGCCGCCCAGGACAGCTACCCCTCCGCGATCCTCGACGGCGCCTATCGCGCCCTTCCCGCGGTGACGGGCGTGACACCGGTGACCCGGACGACGGCCAACCTGCCGGGCGGGGCCACCGAGGAGCTGGTGGGCACGATCGCCGGACCCGCGCCCCGCACCCGGTCCCCGATCTCCTACGGGATCACCCTCACCGGCCGTCCGACCGCGCTGCTGCTCGACGAGACGCTGCGCAGCGACGGCGACACCTCCGCACCGGTCATGGCGCTGACCTTGCAGGACCCGACCGGACTGCAGAGCACCGTGTCCGCCGCCCTGCCGGCCGCCGACGGGACCAGGCACGTCCTCGCGGTCCCCCTCGGCATCCCGCTGAGCGGCGGCCACCCGCGGACGTATCCGCTCACCGTGACCGCCATGAGCGTCCTGCCGAAGCCCGGAGTGCACCCCGCGCGGCTCGACCTGAGGCTCAACCGGATCGGCTCGCGCGGCGCCACCGACAGCTGGTCCGCCGCACTGCCCGCCGGGCAGGCCTGGACCGACGGCACCCCCCACGCCGCGGACGCCAAGTCGGCGGCCTGCGGCAAGAACGGCCCCGACAGCTACGCCTTCATCGGCGCCCCCGGCGTGTGCGCGATCCTCCCCGGCGGCACCGGCCTGCTGCGTGCCGACGTCAGCACCGGCTTCCAGGACCCGCAGGCAGCCGGCGGCGGCTCCGGCCAGGACGACGGCCTGGGCGAGATGAAGACCGCGCCCGGCGGCCAGGTGCGATTCGTGGCGAGCCCCGTCGGCGGACCGGCGCCGCTGCCCGTGACAGCCGACGCCACAGCACTGCGCGACGGCCACCTCGTCGTGGGCGGCACCACCACCCTCGACGTCGGCCTCGGCGCCCCGGTCACCGCCAGGATCATCGCCGAACCCGGCTCGCTGCGCGGGCTGGGCCGCGGGCAGGGCCACCTGATCGCCGACCAGCGGCAGCTCACCACCGCGCTGACGCTCGCCGGCGGCCTCCAGCAGGACCCCGCCTTCTGGTGGATCGACAGCGCCGACAGCGCGCGTACGGCCGCCGCCATCGAGGCGGAGCCCGCCCTGGGACAGGTGACCACCACGGCGAGCGCCGCCGCGGCGCTCCGCTCCGACCCCTTCCGCCACGGGCTGCGCCGGGTGCTCGAACTGGTCCGGCTGCTGGCCCCCTGCTTCGCGGTCGTCGCCTTCACCGTCCACGCGGTGGTCACCACCCGGCAGCGCCGGAAGGAATTCGCCCTGCTGCGGGCGATCGGCATCCGCTCCCAGGGCCTCTCGCTGCTGCTGAGCGCGGAGCAACTGGGCCTGGCGCTCTTCGCGGTGATCCCCGGGGCGCTGATGGGCATGGCGCTGGCCTCGACCGTGCTGCCGCTGGTCACCCTGGACGACACCGGCCAGGCCCCTTACCCGCCGCTGCCGGTGGTCCTGCCGTGGGGCACGGTCGCGCTGGTCACGGTGCTGACCGCCCTCGCCATCAGCGCGGTCGTGCTCGCCCTGGCCCGGCTGCTGGCCCGAGTGGACCTGGTCCGCGTCCTGCGAGCAGGGGAGGACCGTTGA
- a CDS encoding NACHT domain-containing protein, translating to MEPDSVDRSVDRRVVSVARRDGDLRSRATGYLLSPRLVLTAEYVVGPGRMSVGVLGREIGCTTHWIGARSNAALLLLDEAVDAAPQAEVEWGRLAADSYVLGSAVGFPVRDTGERSAVGGPRREELTGRLYPARRGGGYLVEGSNPWPPDPDAWLWMSGAAFIADGLLMGLVVRSEPSSGRLAIEPAWRLLREPGFLTALGHRPVLLTPSPYLPFERRYLAQVARLHGVLPQYGTRLGRGPRSDLPLDAAYVPLSVAEVAPDSGSNAAREAYSVEDVVARHERVFLVGGAGSGKTTLLQWLVSVYADRRVDTTGHAPEELVPFLLPLHRLLSDQDRLPSPERFLSGISDLLAVPADWLTRTLAAQRGLFLLDGLDEIPEAARRRAPRWTGELLAAFPGSRWVVASRSGDDAWGADLGFTTAVLNDMSERTVHNFVDRWFSADGPRSRSQADGDRLSLHATLREHPELAVLAANPLMCSIICTWGWDRRLPLRWIQLYDVLLSMMLGRWDQERGATPRLALSGAEQTQLLQAVAYWLLRNGLSAADRREYLSIVQRQLVSLPSAEQDAAAVGGLLLERTGILRSSAEGSVSFAHRTFRDFLAARAAVESADLSLLVANADRPQWEDVLRFAVGHSRPPEREHILSGLLDRADRERAESRRLEVLAFSCLDYAPVLEDELRQEVERRAARLLPPRSERERVLLKRIIPALPPLPPSGGGAAGRAPSPAGPVLRLGTPGTERPVSRYVLRARPAAPAPAPEPPPQLELRPLAPGVRELAVALSVATRIEPELIRAVRLRVLPHLDVGAESDLWFSDWVASRTADAIALRREVLPELRAELATVVAGCAPGDPFRDLWQVVTRVHAQLPPALALEEQLTWAYVTGGPDAREQFDLALRPALRALVEEGRTGIADWFAGAWGRLPPEVRETTTGWQLAALARRHAPEVELGAPAAPQSLDIDDVAVIAEELSDVALPVALHGSELVLGGPVSNAFGAVPVPDTDPRLVDVIVYADESDTATRAVRTVTVEPGQPVTVTVGDAGVRLRNARGTEYAVRRSRATPLRSSLPHPLTVLHVPDDAPAAALAFSPDGTLLATGGSTSDVWVWDVRTGRERAFLTRDGAVWALAFSPDGTRLAVAGAGGVVLWEHLNGERTEGVQSLGTVRALAFSPNGELLATGAQDGAVHLWRLDGFESIGLARAAHDGSVLAMVLPPDDEATVVVADAKNGAVRMWSASPDDPPLRTEIRHGSRVPAAAFSADGGLLATGGDDGTVRVWDRTSGTATRHVLDEAMDGARPLALSVGGDLLAVGGRDGAVRVFPLDRS from the coding sequence ATGGAGCCCGACTCGGTCGATCGGTCGGTCGACCGGCGTGTGGTGTCGGTCGCCCGCAGGGACGGCGACCTTCGCAGCCGGGCGACCGGCTACCTCCTCTCGCCGCGGCTCGTGCTCACCGCGGAATACGTGGTGGGCCCCGGCAGGATGTCGGTCGGCGTGCTCGGGCGCGAGATCGGCTGCACCACCCACTGGATCGGCGCTCGATCGAACGCGGCGCTGCTGCTCCTCGACGAAGCGGTGGATGCCGCTCCACAGGCCGAGGTGGAGTGGGGCCGGCTCGCAGCGGACTCGTACGTCCTCGGCTCCGCCGTCGGCTTTCCCGTCCGCGACACCGGTGAACGCTCCGCCGTCGGAGGGCCGCGCAGAGAGGAGTTGACGGGACGGCTGTACCCGGCGCGACGCGGCGGCGGTTATCTGGTGGAAGGGTCCAATCCCTGGCCCCCCGACCCCGACGCCTGGCTCTGGATGTCGGGGGCCGCCTTCATCGCGGACGGCCTGCTGATGGGCCTCGTGGTCAGGAGCGAACCCAGCAGTGGGCGACTGGCGATCGAGCCCGCCTGGAGGCTCCTCCGAGAGCCGGGTTTCCTCACCGCGCTGGGCCACCGCCCGGTCCTGCTCACCCCGTCGCCCTATCTGCCGTTCGAGCGGCGCTATCTGGCGCAGGTGGCACGGCTGCACGGCGTCCTGCCCCAGTACGGCACGCGTCTCGGCCGCGGCCCCCGCAGCGACCTGCCGCTCGATGCCGCGTACGTGCCGCTGTCCGTGGCCGAGGTGGCGCCCGACAGCGGTTCGAACGCCGCGAGGGAGGCGTACTCCGTCGAGGACGTCGTGGCACGCCACGAGCGGGTGTTCCTCGTCGGCGGCGCCGGTTCCGGTAAGACCACGCTGCTCCAGTGGCTCGTGTCGGTCTACGCCGACCGCCGGGTGGACACGACGGGCCACGCCCCCGAGGAGCTGGTGCCCTTCCTGCTGCCGCTCCACAGGCTGCTGTCCGACCAGGACCGCCTGCCCTCGCCTGAGCGCTTCCTCTCGGGGATCAGCGACCTGCTCGCGGTGCCGGCGGACTGGCTGACCCGGACGTTGGCCGCCCAGCGCGGCCTGTTCCTCCTCGACGGCCTGGACGAGATCCCGGAGGCGGCCCGGCGCCGAGCGCCGCGCTGGACGGGGGAGTTGCTCGCCGCCTTTCCCGGCAGCCGGTGGGTCGTGGCGTCGCGCTCCGGCGACGACGCGTGGGGCGCCGACCTCGGATTCACCACCGCCGTGCTGAACGACATGAGCGAGCGGACCGTCCACAACTTTGTCGACCGATGGTTCTCGGCCGACGGGCCCCGATCGCGCTCCCAGGCGGACGGCGATCGGCTCTCGCTGCACGCGACCCTGCGCGAACATCCCGAGCTGGCGGTGCTCGCCGCGAATCCCCTGATGTGCTCCATCATCTGCACGTGGGGCTGGGACCGGCGACTGCCTCTCAGGTGGATCCAGTTGTACGACGTGCTCCTGTCGATGATGCTCGGGCGGTGGGACCAGGAGCGCGGGGCCACCCCGCGCCTGGCGCTTTCCGGGGCCGAGCAGACGCAACTGCTCCAGGCCGTGGCCTACTGGCTCCTCCGCAACGGCCTGAGCGCCGCGGACCGGCGGGAATACCTGTCGATCGTGCAGCGCCAACTGGTCTCCCTTCCGTCCGCCGAGCAGGACGCGGCGGCAGTCGGCGGTCTCCTGCTGGAGCGCACCGGCATCCTGCGCTCGTCAGCGGAAGGCTCGGTCTCCTTCGCCCACCGCACGTTCAGGGACTTCCTGGCCGCGAGGGCGGCGGTGGAGTCCGCCGACCTCAGCCTCCTGGTGGCCAACGCGGACCGCCCGCAGTGGGAGGACGTCCTGCGCTTCGCGGTCGGCCATTCCCGGCCGCCCGAGAGGGAGCACATCCTCAGCGGGCTGCTCGACCGGGCGGACCGCGAGCGCGCCGAGAGCCGCCGGCTGGAGGTGCTCGCCTTCTCCTGCCTCGACTACGCCCCGGTGCTGGAAGACGAGTTGCGCCAGGAGGTGGAGCGCCGGGCGGCCCGCCTGCTCCCGCCGCGTTCGGAACGGGAGCGGGTCCTGCTCAAGAGGATCATCCCCGCCCTCCCGCCGCTGCCGCCGTCCGGCGGCGGCGCCGCAGGACGAGCCCCCTCGCCCGCCGGGCCGGTCCTGCGCCTCGGCACCCCCGGCACCGAACGCCCGGTGTCGCGGTACGTCCTGCGCGCCCGGCCCGCCGCGCCGGCACCCGCACCGGAGCCGCCGCCGCAGCTGGAGCTGCGCCCACTCGCCCCCGGGGTGCGGGAGTTGGCGGTCGCGCTGAGCGTGGCCACCCGCATCGAGCCGGAATTGATCAGGGCCGTACGCCTGCGCGTGCTGCCGCACCTGGACGTCGGCGCCGAGTCCGACCTCTGGTTCAGCGACTGGGTGGCCTCCCGCACCGCGGACGCGATCGCCCTGCGGCGCGAGGTACTGCCCGAGCTGCGCGCCGAACTGGCCACGGTGGTCGCGGGCTGCGCCCCCGGCGACCCCTTCCGCGACCTGTGGCAGGTGGTCACCCGCGTCCACGCCCAACTGCCGCCCGCGCTCGCCCTGGAGGAGCAGCTCACCTGGGCCTACGTCACCGGCGGCCCCGACGCCCGGGAGCAGTTCGACCTGGCCCTGCGACCGGCGCTGCGCGCCCTGGTCGAGGAGGGCCGTACGGGAATCGCGGACTGGTTCGCGGGCGCCTGGGGCCGGTTGCCGCCCGAGGTGCGGGAGACCACCACAGGCTGGCAGCTCGCGGCACTGGCCCGCAGACACGCCCCTGAGGTCGAACTCGGCGCACCGGCGGCCCCGCAGAGCCTGGACATCGACGATGTCGCCGTCATCGCCGAGGAGTTGTCCGACGTGGCACTCCCCGTCGCCCTCCACGGCTCCGAACTCGTGCTCGGCGGCCCGGTGTCGAACGCCTTCGGCGCGGTGCCCGTCCCCGACACCGACCCCCGCCTCGTCGACGTGATCGTCTACGCCGACGAGTCCGACACCGCCACCCGGGCCGTCCGCACGGTCACGGTCGAGCCGGGGCAGCCCGTGACCGTGACCGTCGGGGACGCGGGAGTGAGGCTGCGCAATGCGCGCGGCACCGAATACGCGGTCCGGCGGAGCCGGGCGACGCCGCTTCGCTCCTCCCTGCCGCACCCGCTCACGGTGCTGCACGTCCCGGACGACGCTCCCGCCGCCGCGCTGGCCTTCTCACCGGACGGGACCCTGCTGGCCACCGGCGGCTCGACCTCGGATGTGTGGGTCTGGGACGTCCGCACGGGTCGGGAACGGGCTTTCCTCACGAGGGACGGCGCCGTGTGGGCGCTGGCGTTCTCCCCGGACGGGACCAGACTTGCCGTAGCCGGGGCCGGCGGTGTGGTGCTCTGGGAACACCTGAACGGTGAGCGGACGGAGGGCGTGCAGTCTTTGGGCACCGTCCGCGCGCTGGCCTTCTCCCCCAACGGCGAACTGCTCGCCACCGGCGCGCAGGACGGGGCCGTCCACCTGTGGCGGCTCGACGGCTTCGAATCCATCGGTCTCGCGCGGGCGGCGCACGACGGCAGCGTACTGGCGATGGTGCTGCCCCCGGACGACGAGGCCACGGTGGTGGTCGCCGACGCGAAGAACGGGGCGGTGCGGATGTGGTCGGCCTCCCCGGACGACCCGCCGCTCCGGACCGAGATCAGGCACGGCTCCCGGGTGCCGGCGGCGGCCTTCTCCGCGGACGGCGGGCTGCTGGCCACCGGAGGTGACGACGGTACGGTTCGCGTGTGGGACCGCACCTCAGGTACGGCGACCCGCCACGTGCTCGACGAGGCCATGGACGGCGCCCGGCCGCTCGCCCTGTCGGTGGGCGGCGACCTGCTGGCCGTCGGCGGAAGAGACGGGGCGGTCCGGGTTTTCCCCCTCGACCGTTCCTGA
- a CDS encoding ABC transporter ATP-binding protein, whose product MDELRRRAAAVSTPHREEGLVVCENLVRIYQTGGVEVQALQGLDLAVAEGEMVAVIGASGSGKSTLLGILSGQDVPTAGSAEVAGHDLLTMKRRARLGYRRATVGFVWQQTARNLLPYLSAAENVMLPMTYTRTGRSRRRARAEELLGLLGVGHCRDRHPDELSGGEQQRVAIAVANANEPKVLFADEPTGELDTATSDEVFAALRRANKDLGVTVVVVTHDSLVSEQVQRTVRIRNGRTSTEVVRRVATDEDGVEALAAEEYTVMDRHGRLQLPSEFTERLHMRKRVRLALESDHIGVWPATAAQRPDPEREEPEASHEA is encoded by the coding sequence CTGGACGAACTGCGGCGGCGGGCCGCCGCGGTCAGTACCCCGCACCGCGAAGAGGGACTGGTGGTCTGCGAGAACCTGGTGCGGATCTACCAGACCGGCGGCGTGGAGGTACAGGCCTTGCAGGGCCTCGACCTGGCCGTCGCCGAAGGCGAGATGGTCGCGGTGATCGGGGCCTCCGGCTCCGGCAAGTCGACGCTGCTGGGCATCCTGTCCGGCCAGGACGTCCCCACCGCCGGCTCCGCCGAGGTCGCCGGGCACGACCTGCTGACGATGAAGCGCCGCGCCCGGCTCGGCTACCGCCGTGCCACCGTGGGCTTCGTCTGGCAGCAGACGGCCCGCAACCTGCTGCCGTACCTCTCGGCGGCGGAGAACGTGATGCTGCCGATGACCTACACCAGGACCGGCCGCTCCCGGCGCAGGGCCCGCGCCGAGGAGCTGCTCGGCCTGCTCGGTGTCGGCCACTGCCGGGACCGCCACCCGGACGAGCTCTCCGGCGGGGAGCAGCAGCGGGTCGCCATCGCGGTGGCCAACGCGAACGAGCCCAAGGTCCTCTTCGCCGACGAGCCCACCGGCGAGCTGGACACCGCCACCAGCGACGAGGTCTTCGCCGCCCTGCGCCGGGCCAACAAGGACCTGGGCGTCACCGTCGTCGTGGTCACCCACGATTCGCTGGTCTCCGAGCAGGTCCAGCGCACCGTGCGGATCCGCAACGGCCGCACCTCGACCGAGGTGGTGCGCCGGGTGGCCACCGACGAGGACGGTGTCGAGGCGCTCGCCGCCGAGGAGTACACGGTGATGGACCGCCACGGGCGGCTCCAGCTGCCGAGCGAGTTCACCGAGCGCCTGCACATGCGCAAGCGGGTGCGGCTGGCCCTGGAGTCCGACCACATCGGGGTGTGGCCCGCCACGGCCGCGCAGCGGCCGGACCCCGAGCGCGAGGAGCCGGAAGCCTCACATGAGGCGTAG